ttacaaatacatttacacatgtagcatatatatatatgtacataaatTCTCGAACTTTGGGTTTGGGTCTTCACGAGAATTTATAAAGAAGGGATAGATATCAGGCTCCTACTAGATAGACTAATGTaatcacaaaacaaaaatccacAAAATGCCATAATATAAGCATAAGCACacgaaagagaaaaggaagaaattagcATTCCAGAATGTAAAACTCACATGATCCAATGACGACAAAAACGAAGAATCCAAGAAGAATAGGGCCAACAGGGTAATCTTTTCCCTTCTTTGTAGCAGTCTCAGGCACAGCCCCTCTCTTCAAAATGTTCTTCTCAAACCTCTCCACCTTCCGATCCGCAAGACGCCGCGATGTCGTCTACAAAACCCATCAATCAAATCATAAACCGACACAAATCGAAATCAGCAATGATCATATCTCAAATAGAAAAACCCTAGAGAGGAAACAATCAAGGGtaaggaaaggaagaaaaataattcaaaaaggggagggaaaggaaaggaaaatacCATTTCTGAGAGGAAGATCCGGGAGGCGCAAATGAATCTTGGATCAGAAAAATGGAGACTAATTCTTCTTCAGATTACCAAGAATTTCTTCAGATTTATCAATGAACAAACTTAACAAATCaggatttttttctttttctttttcgtggCTGTTTTCGGAAACAATATATTGTAGTTAAACGTGTAGCGTTTAACACGTAGTTTACGTACGTGGCGGATGTTCATTGGTTATTTAGATGCCACGTTGACTGGGTCTTGTGTCCGCGTCAGAGAATGGCAACTCGGTCAGTCTCTGCCCGCCACGGCTgcaattgttaaataaaatatttttaattaacgaaattattttaaatggaaaGTTGGTGTTAAATATTAACCCAATAGGAAAATTGTTGCAAaagttatttataaatataacgtGTTtactattaataatattttattgtattggtaaatatttgtttttatttttatatttagagaTTATggtataaaatatacattttatgaATGAATTACTTTTTAGGATAATTGTGTAGTTTgtatatattcataaaatggaaaagtatatggaaatgaaagaaattctATAtgggaaaaaattaaaaaagatgtgTGCAGAGGAAATTcgaaaagaagataaagaaaataactagTGAggaatcaaatcaaaattttagaattaaatgaaatggaaaaaatttcataagtTTTAAGATGGAAGGGTTTGGGCATAGATAGAAGGATCATTATTAAAAGACTTTGTTTAGATAGCTTCCAAATGAACTTAATTCAACTTATATACTGAAGATAGAAATTCAATATTCCACCTCACTTTTTTAAGGTaaataaatctataaatttGGTCATTTTTGCTCTTATcccctttttaattattttctaataaaatatcaaaatatatatctagGATGAAAATAGGagaattttttcatttccttcttgTTTCTACGATTTTttgtaaatgaatattttgcCCCTCCATTTTTAGGGCACAACTGTTCAATAGACTAGtgattttttctctttcacatCTTCGcatttgaaagttaaattcatttttaggGCACAACTGTTCAATAGACTCGtgattttttctcttttacatCTTCacatttgaaagttcaatTGGAAGTCAAGTAAGTACAATTTATGTCAATGCCATACATGGGTTTGGAGGAATCGAAACCTAAAACCTCAAAACCTCTTCTCATAAACATAAAGATACCCATTGAATTATACTtataaaattgtgaaaattgtCCATTCAAGTAtcaattaaaatcataaaccATAGCAAATGAATCAATATGAGTTACAACTAATTTcacttatttgattttaaataactcaaaatCATCAAATAAAACTATTCTCTTCCAAAAACCCA
This is a stretch of genomic DNA from Cucumis sativus cultivar 9930 chromosome 4, Cucumber_9930_V3, whole genome shotgun sequence. It encodes these proteins:
- the LOC101219368 gene encoding stress-associated endoplasmic reticulum protein 2 — encoded protein: MTTSRRLADRKVERFEKNILKRGAVPETATKKGKDYPVGPILLGFFVFVVIGSSLFQIIRTATGGGMG